In the Bos taurus isolate L1 Dominette 01449 registration number 42190680 breed Hereford chromosome 21, ARS-UCD2.0, whole genome shotgun sequence genome, one interval contains:
- the LOC338050 gene encoding plasma serine protease inhibitor precursor (The RefSeq protein has 1 frameshift compared to this genomic sequence): MRLCLFLCLVLLGPRMATLRRSQKKKIQEVPPAVTTAPPGSRDFVFDLYRALAAAAPAQNIFFSPLSITVSLAMLSLGAQSNTKAQILEGLGIGPGEGSEEELHSASQRLLRELQQPQDSLQLSLGNALFTKPRLPIQEAFLGAMRTLYLADTFPTNFEDPEGAKKKINDYVAKQTKGKIVDLIKSLDGTQVMVMVNYIFFKAKWETSFNLKSTHEQDFYVTPETVVRVPMMKQQDQFYYLLDRNLSCKVVGVPYQGNATAFFILPREGEMEQVENGLKEKTLKKWLRMPMKRRLELYLPKFSIEGSYQLEEVLPKLGIRDIFTSDADLTGISNHSSIRVSEMVHKAVVEVDESGTQAAAATGMVITFKSARLGSQRIVFNRPFLVLIVKNSKHILFLGKVTRP, encoded by the exons ATGCGTCTCTGTCTCTTCCTGTGCCTGGTGCTCCTCGGG CCGCGGATGGCCACCCTCCGGCGCTcccaaaagaagaaaatccagGAGGTGCCGCCAGCGGTTACCACGGCGCCGCCAGGCAGCAGGGACTTTGTCTTCGACCTCTACAGGGCCTTGGCCGCAGCCGCCCCCGCTCAGAACATCTTCTTCTCCCCTCTGAGCATCACCGTGAGCCTGGCCATGCTCTCCCTGGGTGCTCAATCCAACACGAAGGCGCAGATCCTGGAAGGCCTGGGCATCGGCCCGGGGGAAGGCTCGGAGGAGGAGCTCCACAGCGCCTCCCAGAGGCTGCTGCGCGAGCTCCAGCAGCCCCAAGACAGCCTCCAGCTGAGCCTGGGCAACGCCCTGTTCACCAAGCCCAGGTTGCCCATCCAGGAGGCCTTCCTGGGTGCCATGAGGACTCTGTACCTGGCAGACACTTTCCCCACGAACTTTGAGGACCCCGAAGGGGCCAAGAAGAAGATCAATGATTACGTGGCAAAGCAAACGAAAGGCAAGATTGTGGACTTGATAAAGAGCCTGGATGGCACCCAGGTCATGGTCATGGtgaattacattttctttaaag CTAAGTGGGAGACAAGCTTCAACCTCAAAAGCACCCACGAGCAGGACTTCTacgtgaccccagagacggtggTGCGGGTCCCCATGATGAAACAACAGGACCAGTTTTACTACCTCCTGGACCGAAACCTCTCCTGCAAGGTGGTGGGGGTCCCCTACCAAGGGAACGCCACTGCCTTCTTCATTCTCCCCCGCGAGGGGGAAATGGAGCAGGTGGAAAATGGCCTGAAGGAAAAAACACTCAAGAAGTGGCTCAGGATGCCCATGAAGAG GCGGCTTGAGCTTTATCTTCCCAAGTTCTCTATTGAGGGCTCCTATCAGCTGGAGGAAGTCCTCCCCAAGCTGGGGATCAGAGACATCTTCACCTCCGACGCCGACCTGACCGGCATCTCCAACCACTCCAGCATCCGGGTCTCTGAG ATGGTGCACAAAGCTGTGGTGGAGGTGGATGAGTCTGGAACCCAAGCGGCTGCAGCCACGGGGATGGTCATCACGTTCAAATCTGCCCGATTGGGCTCTCAAAGGATAGTCTTCAACAGGCCTTTTCTGGTGCTCATTGTGAAGAACAGCAAACACATCCTTTTCTTAGGCAAAGTGACTCGCCCTTGA